In one Tripterygium wilfordii isolate XIE 37 chromosome 22, ASM1340144v1, whole genome shotgun sequence genomic region, the following are encoded:
- the LOC119990935 gene encoding uncharacterized protein LOC119990935 has translation MKKKLYKNGKIHPSPITDRSSLLPATILTLTTSLSLEDREVLAYLISWNRTTTNNILSGQQNASSKRTRGGGADANLFHSPVFECNCFRCYMSFWARWDASPNHQIIHEIIEAYEEGLFWENRNRNSTRRRKERVGKRVLEVKDKNFGKATTVEDKVGGVESVEGVANCGGGGGGSEDGVEDGSVRKIVSFIGEKIWGVWKRDSLDSPFTSSRDAINSLQFYVFFFHVSVFSSPSIGSNSTQCCFSNLVQDLYLVPFFLGNKE, from the coding sequence ATGAAGAAGAAACTCTACAAGAACGGCAAGATTCACCCATCACCAATCACCGACCGCTCGTCGCTTCTTCCGGCGACAATTCTCACCTTAACGACCTCACTTTCCCTGGAAGACAGAGAAGTCTTGGCCTATCTCATCTCTTGGAACAGAACCACTACAAACAACATACTTTCTGGCCAACAGAACGCGAGTAGCAAGCGCACTCGCGGTGGTGGTGCCGATGCTAACTTGTTTCATTCACCAGTTTTTGAATGCAATTGCTTCCGATGCTATATGAGTTTCTGGGCACGGTGGGACGCGTCACCTAACCATCAAATTATACATGAAATCATTGAAGCGTATGAAGAAGGGTTGTTTTGGGAAAACAGGAATAGAAATAGTACAAGGAGGAGGAAGGAGAGAGTGGGGAAGAGAGTTCTGGAAGTGAAAGATAAGAATTTTGGGAAAGCGACAACGGTGGAGGACAAAGTGGGTGGTGTTGAATCGGTGGAAGGAGTGGCCAATtgcggcggcggcggcggcggcaGTGAAGATGGTGTGGAAGATGGGTCTGTGAGGAAGATTGTGAGCTTCATTGGAGAGAAAATATGGGGTGTATGGAAAAGGGATTCATTGGATTCTCCGTTCACCAGTTCAAGAGATGCGATTAATTctcttcaattttatgttttctttttccatgtATCAGTTTTTTCCTCTCCAAGTATTGGATCGAATTCTACACAATGTTGTTTTAGTAATTTAGTCCAAGATTTGTATC
- the LOC119990642 gene encoding GDSL esterase/lipase At2g04570-like, producing the protein MAYKHIISCLLFVTQLLMLVTRIESKVSAVVVFGDSTVDAGNNNFIPTIARSNFEPYGRDFPGGRPTGRFSNGRIVTDFISQAMGLNPTIPAYLDPAYDISAFAVGVTFASAGTGYDNATSDVLSVIPLWKQLEYYKDYQKRLKAYMGEPKGSQTISEALYMTSMGTNDFLENYYTMPGRSSQYTPEEYQNFLVGIARNFVQELYGLGARKISLGGIPPMGCMPLERTTNTAGSYDCVERYNTISLQFNDKLKNMTVELNKELPGIKLVFSNPYSPLMNIIKRPSLYGFQVTGAGCCATGMFEMGYACSRTSMFTCTDANKYVFWDAFHPTEKTYHLIADYIVKNFLAEFNV; encoded by the exons ATGGCATACAAGCACATAATCTCCTGCCTCTTGTTTGTAACACAATTGCTTATGCTAGTCACCAGAATTGAGTCAAAAGTATCGGCAGTTGTGGTGTTTGGAGACTCCACTGTCGATGCTGGGAACAACAATTTCATTCCGACGATTGCGAGGAGTAATTTTGAGCCATATGGTCGTGACTTTCCCGGTGGCCGCCCCACCGGTCGGTTCTCCAACGGTCGAATTGTTACTGATTTTATTTCTCAGGCTATGGGGCTCAACCCAACTATACCTGCCTACTTGGATCCTGCTTATGATATTTCTGCTTTTGCTGTTGGTGTCACTTTTGCTTCTGCTGGTACTGGGTATGACAATGCCACATCTGATGTTCTG TCTGTGATACCACTATGGAAGCAATTGGAATACTACAAGGACTACCAGAAGAGACTAAAAGCATATATGGGAGAACCCAAAGGTAGCCAAACAATAAGCGAGGCCTTGTACATGACAAGCATGGGAACCAATGATTTCCTGGAGAATTACTACACAATGCCAGGACGATCTAGTCAATATACTCCCGAAGAATACCAGAATTTCCTCGTCGGAATCGCGAGAAACTTTGTTCAGGAACTCTATGGGCTCGGGGCTCGGAAAATATCGCTCGGCGGGATTCCTCCGATGGGTTGTATGCCATTAGAGAGAACCACAAACACAGCAGGTTCATATGATTGTGTGGAGAGATACAACACTATTTCTCTTCAATTCAATGACAAGTTGAAGAATATGACTGTGGAGTTGAACAAGGAACTTCCTGGGATCAAGCTGGTTTTCTCAAATCCTTATTCTCCTCTGATGAATATCATAAAAAGACCTTCACTTTATG GGTTTCAAGTGACTGGAGCAGGGTGTTGCGCTACAGGGATGTTCGAGATGGGTTACGCTTGTTCCCGAACAAGTATGTTCACCTGTACTGATGCAAATAAGTATGTGTTTTGGGATGCCTTCCATCCGACAGAGAAAACATACCACCTAATTGCAGATTACATTGTGAAGAATTTTCTTGCCGAATTTAACGTTTGA
- the LOC119990644 gene encoding mitochondrial import inner membrane translocase subunit TIM9-like: MDKNVLAGLEGLPEEDKVRMATMIDQLQLRDSLRMYNSVVERCFNDCVDNFSRKTLQKQEETCVTRCAEKFLKHSMRVGMRFAELNQGAATQD; this comes from the exons ATGGATAAGAACGTGCTAGCGGGACTTGAAGGTCTACCCGAGGAAGATAAGGTCCGAATGGCAACCATGATTGACCAGCTACAGTTGCGCGACAG TCTGCGGATGTATAATTCAGTTGTGGAGAGATGTTTCAACGACTGTGTCGACAACTTTTCACGTAAAACTCTccaaaagcaagaggagacatgtGTGACGCGATGTGCTGAGAAGTTCTTGAAGCATTCAATGCGTGTTGGCATGAGGTTTGCAGAGCTCAACCAAGGTGCAGCTACGCAGGATTAG
- the LOC119990725 gene encoding uncharacterized protein LOC119990725: MALQTGVSTSKVLILVGAGLTSSVVLRSGRLSDLIAQLQDLLKGVDEVEISPQKIDTAFVAAQIRQLAKEIKELSSSSPVTIYNGSSSSTGNFSSYLVPAAALGAVGYCYMWWKGWSLSDVMFVTKHNMANAVTTVSKQLELVSETLASTRRHLSKRLENLDWKVEEQRETSNLIANNVNEMKSNLSEIGYDVEMIHKMVSTLEGKLELLENKQDSTNSGLWYLCNIAGGLKDGINSKLLQDGSTKLADHPTVTYEESPLKGLQFIAGADETGAVEKLNDSSKKRDLDSLPGEKVQTLKTRIHRSYPVGISLAPELLGSGI, encoded by the exons ATGGCGTTACAGACTGGAGTCTCCACCTCTAAAGTACTTATTCTCGTTGGAGCAG GTTTAACTAGTTCGGTTGTTTTGAGAAGTGGACGATTGTCTGATCTTATTGCGCAGCTTCAGGACTTACTCAAGGGTGTAGATGAAGTTGAGATATCGCCCCAAAAAATTGATACAGCATTTGTTGCAGCCCAG ATTCGACAACTGGCAAAGGAGATCAAGGAGTTAAGTTCATCCAGTCCTGTAACAATCTATAATGGGAGCTCTTCCTCTACTG gtaatttttcttcttatttggtACCGGCCGCTGCACTTGGAGCAGTGGGATATTGTTACATGTGGTGGAAG GGATGGTCGTTGTCCGATGTGATGTTTGTAACCAAGCATAACATGGCAAATGCTGTTACAACTGTGTCTAAACAATTGGAGCTTGTTTCGGAAACACTGGCT TCAACAAGGAGACATCTGTCTAAGAGGCTGGAAAACTTGGATTGGAAGGTGGAGGAGCAGAGAGAAACATCTAATCTCATTGCAAATAAT gtaaatgaaatgaaatctaATCTTTCTGAGATTGGGTATGATGTTGAAATGATTCATAAAATGGTATCCACTTTG GAGGGAAAGCTCGAGCTTCTAGAAAACAAACAG GATAGTACTAACTCTGGTCTGTGGTACCTGTGCAACATTGCTGGAGGCTTGAAAGATGGGATTAATTCTAAATTGCTTCAG GATGGCAGCACAAAGCTAGCAGACCATCCAACAGTGACATACGAGGAGAGTCCACTCAAG GGCCTTCAGTTCATTGCTGGGGCTGATGAGACAGGAGCGGTTGAGAAATTAAACGACTCCTCAAAGAAGCGTGACCTCGATAGCCTCCCTGGGGAAAAAGTTCAAACTTTAAAAACAAGAATACATAGGTCTTACCCAGTTGGGATTTCTTTGGCCCCAGAACTCCTTGGTTCTGGCATATAA
- the LOC119990658 gene encoding 3-oxoacyl-[acyl-carrier-protein] synthase, mitochondrial: MTSHLRPKLLAASRSQLRRYISSAASQFQALDPPPTVSSRRVVVTGLGMVTPLGCGVETTWKSLIEGECGIRAITTEDLKMNSFDRETQLHTFDQLTSKVAAIVPCGTNPGEFNEDMWLRSKDHRSIARFIGFALCAADEALKDALWEPSKQKQKERTGVSIGGGIGSISDILDAAQMICEKRLRRVSPYFIPRILINMASGHVSMKYGFQGPNHAAVTACATGAHSIGDATRMIQFGDADVMVAGGTESSIDALSIAGFCRSRALTSKYNSNPLQASRPFDCGRDGFVIGEGCGVLVLEELEHAKERRAKIYAEVRGYGMSGDAYHITQPHTDGRGAILAMTRALKQSGLHPNQVDYVNAHATSTPLGDAVEARAIKTVFSDHAASGALAFSSTKGAIGHLLGAAGAVESIFTVLAIHHDIAPLTLNLTKPDPIFNDSFMPLTLSREMPVKSAISNSFGFGGTNASLLFTSPCSS; the protein is encoded by the exons ATGACTAGCCATTTGAGGCCAAAATTATTGGCTGCTTCTCGCTCTCAGCTTCGTCGCTACATTTCCTCCGCCGCTTCTCAATTTCAAGCCCTTGACCCTCCTCCTACTGTTTCCTCTCGTAGAGTGGTCGTCACTG GTTTGGGAATGGTGACGCCGCTGGGTTGCGGAGTGGAAACAACGTGGAAGAGTCTGATAGAGGGGGAATGCGGGATAAGGGCGATAACTACTGAAGATCTCAAGATGAATTCATTTGACCGAGAAACCCAGTTACATACATTCGATCAATTGACCTCCAAAGTTGCCGCAATCGTGCCTTGCGGGACTAACCCGGGTGAATTCAACGAAGACATGTGGCTGCGTTCTAAG GACCATAGGTCAATTGCGAGATTTATAGGTTTTGCACTATGTGCTGCTGATGAAGCTCTGAAGGATGCATTGTGGGAACCTTCTAAGCAAAAGCAGAAGGAAAGAACG GGAGTCTCTATTGGTGGGGGCATTGGAAGCATTAGTGACATACTGGATGCAGCACAGATGATCTGTGAGAAG CGACTTCGAAGGGTTAGTCCATATTTTATCCCACGGATATTAATAAACATGGCATCTGGTCATGTTAGCATGAAATATGGATTCCAG GGACCAAACCATGCTGCTGTGACAGCCTGTGCCACTGGGGCACATTCAATTGGTGATGCTACAAGGATGATACAATTCGGGGATGCAGATGTTATGGTGGCTGGTGGCACAGAGTCTAGCATTGATGCTTTATCCATAGCTGGATTTTGCAG ATCAAGGGCTTTGACGTCAAAATACAACTCCAACCCACTACAAGCTTCACGACCTTTTGACTGTGGTCGGGATGGTTTTGT GATAGGTGAAGGTTGTGGTGTCTTGGTTTTGGAG GAACTTGAGCATGCAAAAGAACGAAGAGCAAAAATATACGCTGAGGTTCGTGGCTATGGCATGTCAG GTGATGCATATCATATTACCCAACCACACACTGATGGAAGAGGTGCTATTTTGGCCATGACCCGTGCCTTAAAACAG TCCGGTCTTCATCCCAATCAAGTGGACTATGTAAATGCTCATGCCACATCGACACCTTTAG GTGATGCTGTAGAAGCCCGTGCAATCAAAACCGTATTTTCTGATCATGCTGCATCAGGTGCTTTAGCCTTTTCCTCAACAAAG gGGGCCATTGGTCATCTCCTTGGAGCAGCTGGAGCTGTGGAATCAATTTTTACAGTATTAGCCATTCACCAT GACATTGCACCATTGACTCTGAACCTCACTAAACCAGATCCAATATTTAATGATAGTTTTATGCCATTGACTCTGTCAAGAGAGATGCCTGTAAAATCCGCTATATCAAATTCTTTTGGCTTTGGAGGAACAAATGCATCTTTGCTGTTCACATCTCCCTGTAGCAGTTAA
- the LOC119991327 gene encoding eukaryotic translation initiation factor 1A: protein MPKNKGKGGKNRKRGKNEADDEKRELVFKEDGQEYAQVLRMLGNGRCEATCIDGTKRLCHIRGKMHKKVWIAAGDIILVGLRDYQDDKADVILKYMPDEARLLKAYGELPENTRLNEGIAGGIDVEDENAGDDYIEFEDEDIDKI from the coding sequence ATGCCGAAGAACAAGGGAAAGGGAGGAAAGAACAGGAAGAGGGGAAAGAATGAGGCAGATGATGAGAAGCGTGAGCTTGTGTTTAAGGAAGACGGACAGGAGTATGCCCAAGTGCTTCGTATGCTTGGCAATGGCCGTTGTGAAGCTACTTGCATTGATGGCACCAAGCGTCTCTGTCACATTCGAGGAAAGATGCACAAGAAGGTTTGGATTGCAGCAGGTGATATCATCCTTGTGGGGCTACGTGACTATCAGGATGACAAGGCAGATGTGATCCTCAAGTACATGCCTGATGAGGCAAGGCTCCTGAAGGCGTATGGTGAACTTCCAGAGAATACGCGTCTTAATGAGGGCATTGCTGGTGGTATTGATGTGGAGGATGAAAATGCCGGTGATGACTACATcgagtttgaggatgaagatattGATAAGATCTAG